A DNA window from Panthera tigris isolate Pti1 chromosome X, P.tigris_Pti1_mat1.1, whole genome shotgun sequence contains the following coding sequences:
- the LOC102968863 gene encoding 60S ribosomal protein L35-like, with amino-acid sequence MVQIKARDLRGKKEEVLQELEVLRVELSQLCVPEVTGSPASKLSKIRVVHKSVARVLTVINQAQKKNPGKLYEGENKHERNLKPKKQQQGWLRSLCNQGLSVSISETQTNSLPKPTSHCTFN; translated from the coding sequence ATGGTCCAGATTAAGGCTCGAGACCTTCGCGGCAAGAAGGAGGAGGTGCTTCAAGAGCTGGAAGTCCTGAGGGTGGAGCTGTCCCAGCTGTGCGTCCCCGAAGTGACAGGCAGCCCAGCCTCCAAGCTCTCCAAGATCCGAGTTGTTCACAAATCCGTCGCCCGTGTTCTCACCGTCATCAACCAGGCTCAGAAAAAGAACCCCGGGAAACTCTACGAGGGTGAGAACAAGCATGAGCGGAACCTGAAGcccaagaagcagcagcaggggtGGCTACGCTCGCTGTGCAATCAAGGCCTGAGCGTCAGCATCAGTGAAACACAAACAAACTCACTCCCGAAACCAACTTCGCACTGCACGTTtaactag